GGGTTCCGGTGCGGAGGGATGCGCGCACGGGGTTGGACCTGGACGGGATGCAGGCGCTGCTCGCTGCGGGCGAGCGGCCGGCGCTGTTCTACACGATGAGCGACGGGCACAACCCGCTGGGGACCAGCCTCGCGCTGTCGGCGCGGGAGCGGCTCGCGGGCCTGGCGCGCGAGTACCGGATGCCCATCATCGAGGATGATGCGTACGGGTTCCTGCACTACGAGGAGGGCGGGGCGATTGCGCCGGTGAAGGCGCTGGAGTCGGAGTGGGTGTTCTACGTCGGCTCGTTCTCGAAGATTCTCGCGCCGGCGCTGCGGGTGGGCTGGGTGGTGGTGCCGGAGTGGATGGTGTCCCGGCTGGCGACGGTGAAGGAGGCGAGCGACATCGACACGACGACCTTCCCGCAGCGGATGGTGCTGGCGTTCCTCCAGTCGGGACGGTTGGAGGGGCATCTGGAGACGCTGCGGCGCGAGTACCGGCTGCGGCGGGACACGTTGCTGAAGGCGCTGGAGACGCAGCTGCCGGCGGGCGCGACGTGGACGACGCCCACGAGCGGGATGTTCGTCTGGGTGGAGCTGCCCGAGGGGATGGACAGCACGGGGTTGCTGTCACGCGCGCTGGAGACGCAGCAGGTGGCGTACCTGCCGGGGCAGGCCTTCGCGGTGAAGGGTGGGCGCTCGGCGTCGCATGGCCTGCGGCTGAACTTCTCCGCCTGCTCGCCGGAGCGGATCACCGAGGCGGTGCGCAGGTTGGGTGAGGTCTTGCGGGCCCGGTGAATCGGGTGGCTGGCTCTTGGTTGAAGGGCCATCTTGGCGCGACCCAGGGCGAGGTGACTGTTTCGAGAGCGTGTCCCTGGTGCCGCGTGCACGATTGATGTCTTGTGATAGGGGCGTTCCAAATGGGCATTCTTGTGGACGTGAAGTGCTCGTCGTTCATCCTTCCCGAAAGTGTCCTCGACCCGGCGCTCGCCGCCTTGAAGGCGCTGGCCGAAGATCGTCCCGGTGAGTTCCACGAACCGGACGGCGTGCTCGAAGCAACCGACTTGCTTGGCGCGGTCAATGCCGATGGTTGGGAAGTCGAACGTGACGCCAACGGATTGACGCGTCTTTGGTACGGCGGCGACAAAGCCCCCCACGACAGCGATGAAGAGTGGCCACGGTCGATCTTCGAGACGCTCGCACCATTCGCGACGGCAGGCGCAGTCGAGGTCTTCTTCGACGGTGAGCGCGCCTGGGCACTTCGTCTTGCTGACGGGGAGTTGACGGTCGAAAGCGACTGAAGCGGGCCGCGGAGCATCCGCCCTATGCCTGGGCCCAATTCAGGCACGCACGCTTCGATGCGGGGCGTCACGCATGTGACCGCGTCGTGCCAACCCGACGGTTGTCGTCAGTGCGCGGCGGCGCTCGGTGGGATGTGTGCCTCCACCCAGCTCACGATGTCTGCGACGACCTTGGCCGCGTCGGGTTCGTGCGCGAGGTCGTGGCGTTGGCCTTCGTAGATGATGAGGCGCTTGTCGGTGCTCGTGGCCTGGGCCACCAGGGCGCGGCTGCCATCGATGGAGGTGATGACGTCCTCGCCCCCGTGCACCACCAGCAGTGGGAGCTTGAGGTCCTGGAATTTCCCCTCGAGCGCTTCGATGGAGGCGATGAGCGCCTTGGCGGAGCCCGCGGGCAGCCGCTCGTGGGTGATGAGGGGATCCGCGAGGAACCGTTCCTTCTCCGGGCCGTCGTGCAGGAACATCTCGCTGTCCAGGTCCTGCGCGGGCAGGCCGGGGAGGAGTGTGCCGAAGATCTTCGCCAGGCGCGTGTCGAAGCCGGATACGCCGGGAGGGAGCACGATGCCCGCGCCGCTCAGGATGAGCCCTGACACGCCGGGGCCGTGCTGGAGCACGTAGTGCGTGGCGATGAGTCCGCCCATGCTGTGGCCGAACACCACCACCGGCACGTCCGGGTGTCTGGCGCGGGCATCCTGGACGACGCCGCCCACGTCATCCACCAACTGCTGCATCGACTCCATGCGCTGGCGGTCCCCACCGGAATGTCCGTGGCCCCGGTGGTCCTGCGCGACGACGGCGAACCCCTGGGCTTGGAGCGCCTCCGCGAGCCGGCCGTAGCGGTCGGAGTAGTCCCGCAGGCCGTGGATGAGGACCACCACGCCGCGCACGGGCGGGCGGGCGGGCTCCCACCGGACGCTGCTCAGGCACAGGCCGTCGGAGGCGGTCCGTTCAAAGCCGGGGGACGTGGCGGGACGCGTGCGGCACGCGGTGGAGGCCGCCGCGCAGCCCTGCAGCAGGGCCAGCGCGGCCAGGGCGGTGAAGAACAGGACGACGGCGAAGGGCTTGTTCATGGGGCTCAATGCACCATGAGGTGTTCCTGCCCACATCGGCCAGATGGCGGATCACACGATGCCCGTGCGCGCGGCCACCAGCGAGGCGCCTGCGCGGGTGCTCACACCCAGCTTTTCGTAGATGTGGATGGTGTGGTGCTGCACCGTGCGGTCCGACACCCCGAGCCTCTCCGCGATCTCCTTGTTCGTCGCTCCTCCCGCCAGCAGGCGCAGCACGTCCACCTCTCGGGGCGTCAGCGCGGACGTGGGACCAGGGCCCGGCGCGCGCCGGACGTGCTTCGTCCCGGCCACCACCGCGACGCAGTCCGCGTCCAGCCGGCCCGCCTTCACCTCGGCATCCAGGGCCTGCCTGGCCAGGGGCGCGGTCCGCGCGGGACGATGGGGACGCTCCTCCTGAAGCGCGACCCAGACGTCGGCCACCGCGAGCAGTCGCGCGGCCCGGGACAGGGCGGCGGGCGCGAGGCCCCGGGGATAGCCTCCGCCATCCAGTCGCTCGTGATGCGCGCCCGCGAGCTTCGCCGCGTCTCTCAGCATGGGCGTGGCGGTGAGCAGCTGCTCGGTGGCGTGGGCATGGCTCCGGGACAGCTCCCGGTCCGAGGGGCTCCACTCGGGGCGCAGCCACATGCCGGTGGGCAGGGTCACGTGTCCCAGGTCGTGCAGATACGCCGCGAGTTGGAGCGTGGCCTGCTCCGCCACGTCCAGGCCCAGGCGGGGCGCGGCGGATGCGCACGCTTCCGCCACGCGCCGGGAGTGACCGCGGGTGAAGGGGCTCTGCAGGTCCGCGAAGTCCCCGAAGGTCGTTGCCAGCGCGGTGGCGTCGATGGTGGGCGGTGATTCGAGCAGGCACGCTTCCGCCGCCTCGATGCGCGCATCCGACAACGTCTGGAGCGCGGCGGTCTGGGCCAGGGCTCGCTTCGCCCACGTCGGGTCCAGCGTCGTCCCGGATTGCAGCGCCAGGGCCTCCTGCGCGACGGCGGTGCCCGAGCCGACGAAGAAGACGACCGCCACATGCGCCGCCTGCGCGACGCGCCCGACTTCACACAGGTTCGTGCCGCCCAGGCGGCGCGGCCCTCCCGTGCCATCCCAGCGCTCGTAGGCCTCATCCAGCCCTTGGAGGACCCGCGTGTCCAGCCCCAGGCCGGAGGCGAGCAGCCGCGCCGCGCCGCATGCCTCCGCGAACCATTCCGAGCGCAGCCGCCGCGATGACGTCAGCAGTCGCGCCAGTCCGACGGCGCGGCGAGGCAGACTGGGGTTGGCCTCCAGGACGGAACGCACGACATGCTCGGGGCGGCCCGTGTCCCCGCGCAGCAGGTTGCGGCGCAGGTGGACGTCATTTCCCAGTCGGGACTCCTCGGCCGCGTAGGCGGTGCAGCCCAGGTGGCGCAGCAGGCCCACATAGAAGGCGGCCCGGGCGTCGTCCTGGGACAGGCCGCCGTCCAGCGCCAACTCCAGCGCGAACAGACCGGTCAGCAGGCTCTTCTCCCCCTCCAGTCCATTGGCGAGGTCGAGCACGGAGGACAGCGCGGAGAGCGAAGCCACCGGATCCTGGCGCAGGTTCATCACGGCAAGAGCTTGGCACGGAGCACGTGCCCAGAGCACAGCGGTTGCTGCTTGCCGATGGCGGACTCGCCCGGTCCTCGCCCATCGCCTGGGACTGTTCTCGGGTGGAGCGAATCGTGGAGGCGGAGGGAGCACGTCCCTTCAGGTGCGTCGCGGCGCCAGGTCGCGGAGCGCTCGCCGGTCGAGCTTGCCGTTCTGGGTCCTCGGCAGCTCCGGCAGCACGCGGAGCTCGTCGATGATCATGTACCGGGGCAGTCGCTCCGCGCAGTGCTTCTTGAGCTGGAGGAGGGTGGGCTTCGTGCCGTCGGCGGCCACGACGAAGGCCACCAGTCGCGCGTCCAGGCCCGACGCGGTGGTGACGACGCCCACCTCACGGACCGCCGGATGGGACAGCAGCGCCGTCTCGATTTCGCCCGGCTCGATGCGTCGGCCCCGCACCTTCAGCATGTTGTCGCGGCGTCCGAGGTACTCGAATCCGCCATCCGGGAGCTGGCGGCAGAGATCTCCCGTCGCATAGGGCCGTGAGCCTTGGGGCGGCTGCCCCCAGTAGCCCAGCATCACCGTGGGTCCCTCCACCATGAGCTCCCCGACGCCCGGCTGCGTCGCTTCGTCCTCGGTTGAGCGGGCCAGCCAGACGCGGTCACCACAGCTCGCATGTCCGATGGGCACCGGCTCGGTGCGCTCGGGGGAGATGTCGCCCACCTCGTAGGCGGTGCAGACGTTCGTCTCCGTGGGGCCATACAGGTTGAAGAACCGCGCGGCGGCGAGGCGCTCTCTCAGCGGACGCAGGTGGCGGATGGGGAAGGGCTCTCCCGCGAACAGCACCGTCCGGAACGGGAGGTCCTCGTGCTCCAGCAGCCCGCCCTCCGACATCATCAGGATGAGCGCGGAGGGCACTGAGTACCAGATGGTGAACCGCTCGCGCAGCACCAGCTCCACCAGCTTCTTCGGCGTGAAGGCCAGCGTCTCCGGGATGAGCGTGACGGAGGCTCCCCCGAGGAACGCCGCATAGAGGTCCAGCACCGAGAGGTCGAAGAAGAACGGCGCGTGGTTGCTGAAGCGGTCCTCCGGCGTGGTGCCCAGCAGCGCATGGCTCCACTCGATGAAGGCCAGGGCGTTGCGCTGGCTGATGCACACGCCCTTGGGCGTGCCGGTGGAGCCGGAGGTGTAGAGGATGTAGGCCAGCGCGTGGTCATCCACGCCATGTCCAGGCAGTGGCTCCGGGGAGACGCCGCCCAGGCTCGTCCATGCGCGCCCAGGGCCCGTGTCATCCACCAGCAGGAAGCGCAGCCGCTCCATGCCTCCATTGCGCAGCTCGGCCGCGCGCGCGGCGCTGGTCACCACCACGTCGATGCGGCAGTCGTCGAGGATGAGTCGCGTCCGCGTGGCTGGGTTCAGTGGATCCAATGGGACATAGGCGGCGCCCAGCCGCGCGATGCCCTGCATGGCGGCCACCGCTCGCGCCGACTTCTCCGTCCACAGTCCCACCCGGTCGCCGTGCTGGACGCCCAGCTCCCGGAGGACCCGCGCCACCTGGTTGGCGAGCGCGTCGAGTTGTCCGTACGTGAGGACTTCATCGGGCCCGCGCACGGCGATGGCCCCGGGGTTCCGCGCCGCGGCGCGCATGACAATCTGGTCGAGCGTCATAGGCCCAGGTGACTGGCGATGATGTCGCGTTGCATCTCCGAGGTGCCGGAGAAGAGGGCGCTGGGAATGGCATCGCGCAGCACGCGCTCGATGCCCACCTCGGCCACGTAGCCCAGGCCCCCGTGGATCTGGATGGCGTCCAGGCCGCACTGGATCGCCGCCTCGCTGATGGCCAGCTTGGCGAGCGACACCTCCATCGCCGCCTCCTGTCCGCGGTCCATCAGCCAGCAGGCCCGGTACAGGAGCAGCCGCGCGGCCTCGAGCCGCTGCTTCATGTCCGCCGTCCGATGGGAGATGGCCTGGTTCTTCCCAATGGCCCGCTTGAACTGCTTGCGCTGTCGGGCGAAGTCCACCGTCTGCTCCAGCACCCGCTCCATCAACCCCACATAGGCGCCGAACAGGCACGCCCGCTCCCACTGCATGGAGCGCTTGAAGAGCGGCGCGCCCTCGCCCTCATCCCCGAGTCGCGCGGAGGCGGGCACCCGACACCCCTCCAGATAGAGCGGAGCGATGGGGGAGGTGGACAAGCCCATCTTCTGGAAGGGCCGTCCCACCGACAGCCCCGGCGTGTCCTTCTCGATGAGGAAGGCGCTCAGGCCCATGTACCCATGCGTGGGGTTGGTGACGGCGTACACCAGGAAGACGTCGGCCACCGGCCCGTTGGTGACGTAGCTCTTGCTCCCGTCGAGCACGTAGTCGTCGCCGTCGCGCACCGCCCGCGTCCTGAGCGCGAAGACGTCCGAGCCTGCCTCCGGCTCGGAGATGGCGTTGGCGCCCACCCACTCTCCCGCGCACAGCCGGGGGAGGTAGCGGTGCTTCTGCGCATCGTCGCCTCGCTCCAGCACCGGGAGCACGCACGCGAACAGATGCGCCCCCACGGAGAAGACCAGCCCCGTGTCCGTGCATCCCCGTCCCAGCGCCTCCATCACTCGCGCCGTCGTCAACGTGTCCAGCCCGAGCCCTCCGTGGCGCTCGGGAACCGGCAGGCCCAGGAAGCCGAACTCGCCGCATCGCCGCCACAAGCCTCGCGGGAAGCCCTCCACATGGGCGTTGGCCTCCGCGTTCAACTCCGACTTCGCGAACGACAGAGCGCTGTCGTACAGCTCCACCTGTTCACTCGAAAAGCTGAAGTCCATGCGGTCCTGAGCCGTCAGGGGTGATGGGCCAGCCGCGCCATGAGACCCGTGGGCGTCTGAAGACTCTCACTCCCGCCTGTGTCAGTCGTCAAGAATCTCTCGGGTTGTCATGGTTTGTATGTGTCCTGGGTTGGGTCTGTTTGGATTGTCTGGTATGTGATTCGCGGTGTTTGACCGCGGCGTTGTGCGTGCGTTAAGGGTTTGTGCAATGCGACACGAGGCAATCGCTGTCGTGGGCATCGGACTCCGCTTTCCTGGAGCCGAGTGCCCGCGGACGCTGTGGAGGCTTCTGTGCGAGGGATTGGATGCGACCCGAGAGATTCCGGCCTCCCGCTGGGAGAAGGGCTGGCTCCATGAGCCCACCCCGGACGCTCCGGGAAAGGTGCGCCACTGGCGCGCTGGGCTGCTGGAGGACGTGGCGTCGGCGGACCCCCAGGCCTTCCGTCTGTCCAAGCGAGAGCTGAGGCAGATGGACCCCCAGCACCGCGTGTTGTTCGAGTGCGCGTGGCGCGCGCTCGAGGACGCGGGCATCCCCCTGGATTCCCTCCGGGGCAGCCGCACCGGGGTCTTCGTGGGGGTCAACTTCAATGACTTCCAGCGCATGCTCGCGCGGGACTGGGCGGCGCTGGATGGGTATTCGCTGCTGGGCACGACGCCGTCCTTCGCGGCCAATCGCATCTCCCATGCGTTCGACCTCCGGGGACCCAGCACCTGCTCTAGCGTGGGCTGTGCCTCGTCGACGACGGCCGTACACGAGGCCTGTAGAAGTCTGGTGTTGGGAGAAATCGACTGCGCGCTCGCCGGTGGGGTGGAGCTGATGCTCTCCCCGGACAGCAGCATCATGCTCTCCCAGGCCGGAGTGCTGTCGGCGCGCGGAGCGTGCCGGACCCTGGATGCCGGAGCAGATGGCTACATCCGAGGCGAGGGCGCCGGGCTGGTCGTGCTCAAGCCCCTATCCCGGGTGGACCCGAGTGATCGCGTGTACGCGGTGATTCGCGGCAGCGCCGTCAACCACAACGGCCGGAACGAGTGGATCATGGCGCCCAGCATCGAGGCGCAGACGGACGTCATTCGTCAGGCCTGCTCACGGGGCGGCGTGGAGGCCGCCAGCCTGGACTACGTGGAGCTGCACGGCTCGGCCTTCCTCAAGGGCGACGCGGCCGAGGCCCTCGCCATCGGCGCGACGCTCGAGGGCACCCGCTCAGGTCCCTGCCGCCTGGGCGCGGTCAGCAACAACCTGGGCTACCTGGGGGCGGCGGCCGGCATCGCGCAGCTCATCAAGGTCTGTCTGTCGTTGTACCACCGCACCTTGCCGCCGACGATTCATGTGGATTCCCCTAATCCCACCATCGCTTTCGGCGAGCTGGGACTTCAAATCCAGTCAGGTCTGGAGGCCTGGCCAGACCGCGGGGCAGGGATGCCCGCACGCGCTGGCGTCGTGTCTACCTCCCTGGGTGGGTCCAATGCCTTTGTCGTCCTGGAGTCCGCTCCGGAATCCCCTCTCATGCAAGGGCTTGCAGCTGCTTCGTCGAGCCACCTCCTGGTGCTCTCCGCGCTGACCTCGGAGGCGCTCGTGCGACAGTCCCAGCAGGTTCTGGATTTCCTTGAGGAGAACGCAGACTCTGCGGGCCGGCTCGGGGATGTCTGCTTTACCGCGATGTTCAAGCGGCAGCACCATCGCCATCGTGCCGCGATGCTCGCCGGGGGGCGGGAAGGATTGATGCGAATGCTGAAGGCATTCATCGGTTCTCCGGAGCAGACCCTCTGGGTGGAGGAGGAGCATCCGATTCCATGGGTCGAGGCGGCCCGGACCTATCTCGAGGATGGCAGGGTTTGTCGTGAGGCCTTCCCGGGGCGCGACGGGAGATGTGTGAGTCTTCCGGTCTATCCCTTTCAGAGACAGCGATTGTGGCCGGAGTGGCTGTCTCCCGAGGTGGTCTCTCGCGCTCCCTCCCCGTCGAGGCAGGAGATGGCCGAGACGCCTGTGCCGAAGGCGGCCACGGGGATGGACTTCCGGGAGGGGACCCCGCAAGCGCGCGAGGCGCGGCTGCTGGAGCTCCTCCAGGGGCAGGTGGCGGCGGTGATGGAAGTGGAGCCCGCGGCGCTGGACTGGCGAGGACGGACGCTGTTCGAGCTGGGGTTGAGCTCGGTGGCACTGGTGATGCTCGCGGGGCGCCTCGTGAGGGCGCTGGGCATCGCGGTGCCGACGACCTTCCTCTTCGAGCATCCACGGTTGGACGCGTTGGCGGCAGGGCTGCGGGGGCTCCTGGATTCACGGGCGGGCGTCGCTCGGGCGGCGGATGACGATGCGGGGCTGGTGGAGCGGATCGCTGGGTTGTCGGAGACGCAGGCCCGCGAGATGATTGCCCGGAAGCTCGCGGAGCTCGACCACGAGGAGGTGGGGGGATGAGCCGCGAGGACGGCGCGAGCGTGGAGTTGACGCCGCTCCAGCAGGCCCTGCTGACCATCGAGAAGCTCCAGCGGAAGCTCGGGGCTGGTGTGCGTGCTGACGACGGTGCCATCGCCATCATCGGGATGGGCTGTCGGTTCCCGGGCGGCGCTTCGAGCCCCGAGCGTTTCCGTGAGCTGCTCTGGAGCGCCGGCGACGCGGTGACGGACGTCCCCGCGGATCGTCGGGCGCTGCGAGGCGCTCATGACGCCGAGCCCTCCACGCCAGGCAAGACGACGATGCGCCGGGCGGCGTTCGTGGAAGGGGTCGACCGGTTCGACGCGGAGTTCTTCCGCATCTCCCGACGGGAGGCGGAGGGGATGGACCCCCAGCAGCGCTTCTTCCTGGAGGTGAGCTGGGAGGCGCTCGAGGACGCGGGGCTCTCGCCGCATCGGCTCGCGGGGACGAGGACGGGTGTGTTCGCTGGCATCCACGCTCGGGACTACGCGCTGGTCGCGGAGGGAGGG
The genomic region above belongs to Myxococcus guangdongensis and contains:
- a CDS encoding aminotransferase-like domain-containing protein codes for the protein MKAPSSVGELPLASWARGLGPSAIQDMLQKITRPGVYSLALGLPAAELFPTEGMAEAAARVLAEEGQALQYSATLEPLREQVVALMAKRGVRCSPEQVFLTTGAQQGMNLLARLLLEPGRSVLLEDRVYSGFQQVLAPYDVRRVPVRRDARTGLDLDGMQALLAAGERPALFYTMSDGHNPLGTSLALSARERLAGLAREYRMPIIEDDAYGFLHYEEGGAIAPVKALESEWVFYVGSFSKILAPALRVGWVVVPEWMVSRLATVKEASDIDTTTFPQRMVLAFLQSGRLEGHLETLRREYRLRRDTLLKALETQLPAGATWTTPTSGMFVWVELPEGMDSTGLLSRALETQQVAYLPGQAFAVKGGRSASHGLRLNFSACSPERITEAVRRLGEVLRAR
- a CDS encoding alpha/beta hydrolase; its protein translation is MNKPFAVVLFFTALAALALLQGCAAASTACRTRPATSPGFERTASDGLCLSSVRWEPARPPVRGVVVLIHGLRDYSDRYGRLAEALQAQGFAVVAQDHRGHGHSGGDRQRMESMQQLVDDVGGVVQDARARHPDVPVVVFGHSMGGLIATHYVLQHGPGVSGLILSGAGIVLPPGVSGFDTRLAKIFGTLLPGLPAQDLDSEMFLHDGPEKERFLADPLITHERLPAGSAKALIASIEALEGKFQDLKLPLLVVHGGEDVITSIDGSRALVAQATSTDKRLIIYEGQRHDLAHEPDAAKVVADIVSWVEAHIPPSAAAH
- a CDS encoding HD domain-containing phosphohydrolase, producing MASLSALSSVLDLANGLEGEKSLLTGLFALELALDGGLSQDDARAAFYVGLLRHLGCTAYAAEESRLGNDVHLRRNLLRGDTGRPEHVVRSVLEANPSLPRRAVGLARLLTSSRRLRSEWFAEACGAARLLASGLGLDTRVLQGLDEAYERWDGTGGPRRLGGTNLCEVGRVAQAAHVAVVFFVGSGTAVAQEALALQSGTTLDPTWAKRALAQTAALQTLSDARIEAAEACLLESPPTIDATALATTFGDFADLQSPFTRGHSRRVAEACASAAPRLGLDVAEQATLQLAAYLHDLGHVTLPTGMWLRPEWSPSDRELSRSHAHATEQLLTATPMLRDAAKLAGAHHERLDGGGYPRGLAPAALSRAARLLAVADVWVALQEERPHRPARTAPLARQALDAEVKAGRLDADCVAVVAGTKHVRRAPGPGPTSALTPREVDVLRLLAGGATNKEIAERLGVSDRTVQHHTIHIYEKLGVSTRAGASLVAARTGIV
- a CDS encoding amino acid adenylation domain-containing protein, which codes for MTLDQIVMRAAARNPGAIAVRGPDEVLTYGQLDALANQVARVLRELGVQHGDRVGLWTEKSARAVAAMQGIARLGAAYVPLDPLNPATRTRLILDDCRIDVVVTSAARAAELRNGGMERLRFLLVDDTGPGRAWTSLGGVSPEPLPGHGVDDHALAYILYTSGSTGTPKGVCISQRNALAFIEWSHALLGTTPEDRFSNHAPFFFDLSVLDLYAAFLGGASVTLIPETLAFTPKKLVELVLRERFTIWYSVPSALILMMSEGGLLEHEDLPFRTVLFAGEPFPIRHLRPLRERLAAARFFNLYGPTETNVCTAYEVGDISPERTEPVPIGHASCGDRVWLARSTEDEATQPGVGELMVEGPTVMLGYWGQPPQGSRPYATGDLCRQLPDGGFEYLGRRDNMLKVRGRRIEPGEIETALLSHPAVREVGVVTTASGLDARLVAFVVAADGTKPTLLQLKKHCAERLPRYMIIDELRVLPELPRTQNGKLDRRALRDLAPRRT
- a CDS encoding acyl-CoA dehydrogenase family protein; protein product: MDFSFSSEQVELYDSALSFAKSELNAEANAHVEGFPRGLWRRCGEFGFLGLPVPERHGGLGLDTLTTARVMEALGRGCTDTGLVFSVGAHLFACVLPVLERGDDAQKHRYLPRLCAGEWVGANAISEPEAGSDVFALRTRAVRDGDDYVLDGSKSYVTNGPVADVFLVYAVTNPTHGYMGLSAFLIEKDTPGLSVGRPFQKMGLSTSPIAPLYLEGCRVPASARLGDEGEGAPLFKRSMQWERACLFGAYVGLMERVLEQTVDFARQRKQFKRAIGKNQAISHRTADMKQRLEAARLLLYRACWLMDRGQEAAMEVSLAKLAISEAAIQCGLDAIQIHGGLGYVAEVGIERVLRDAIPSALFSGTSEMQRDIIASHLGL
- a CDS encoding beta-ketoacyl synthase N-terminal-like domain-containing protein: MRHEAIAVVGIGLRFPGAECPRTLWRLLCEGLDATREIPASRWEKGWLHEPTPDAPGKVRHWRAGLLEDVASADPQAFRLSKRELRQMDPQHRVLFECAWRALEDAGIPLDSLRGSRTGVFVGVNFNDFQRMLARDWAALDGYSLLGTTPSFAANRISHAFDLRGPSTCSSVGCASSTTAVHEACRSLVLGEIDCALAGGVELMLSPDSSIMLSQAGVLSARGACRTLDAGADGYIRGEGAGLVVLKPLSRVDPSDRVYAVIRGSAVNHNGRNEWIMAPSIEAQTDVIRQACSRGGVEAASLDYVELHGSAFLKGDAAEALAIGATLEGTRSGPCRLGAVSNNLGYLGAAAGIAQLIKVCLSLYHRTLPPTIHVDSPNPTIAFGELGLQIQSGLEAWPDRGAGMPARAGVVSTSLGGSNAFVVLESAPESPLMQGLAAASSSHLLVLSALTSEALVRQSQQVLDFLEENADSAGRLGDVCFTAMFKRQHHRHRAAMLAGGREGLMRMLKAFIGSPEQTLWVEEEHPIPWVEAARTYLEDGRVCREAFPGRDGRCVSLPVYPFQRQRLWPEWLSPEVVSRAPSPSRQEMAETPVPKAATGMDFREGTPQAREARLLELLQGQVAAVMEVEPAALDWRGRTLFELGLSSVALVMLAGRLVRALGIAVPTTFLFEHPRLDALAAGLRGLLDSRAGVARAADDDAGLVERIAGLSETQAREMIARKLAELDHEEVGG